GTCGCCATGCACGAGCTTGAGCCGCTCCTTGGCTCGGAAGCTCGCTTGGCAAGGGAAAGGGCGTCGCTTCTGCTTTGTCATGATGCAGGTGTCACATAGCTGCTCCATGTGGTTGACGCATGGCATGCCCTGCATCATCTCCTTGGTGTTGAGCCGCTTCAGGGCCTCGAAGTTGAGGTGCCCAAAGCACTCGTGCCACCACCAAGCCTCGTCGTCGCGGCGAGCAGCAAGACAGAGGGGCTGCGCCACCTCCACGTAGAGGACGTAGAGGCGATTGCTCCCTCTCTCCATCTTAGCGAGTAGGCGCTGTCGTCGATCCCAAATCCAAAGCACTCCACCATCGATCTCCACATGCAAGCCACTCTCATCTAGCTGCCCAAGACTGATGATAAGGTTTCTCAGGGTAGGGATGTAGAAGACTTCAATGAGGAGTCGGTGCTCGCCAGTCTTGGTGACGAGAACGACGGAgccgatgcccttgatgtccacGACTAAAAAGTTACCGAACTTGACGGAGCCGCGTACATCGACATTCAGGTTAGATAAGTACTCCATGCGCCTGATCATGTGGTGTGTAGCACCACTATCGAGGAACCAGCCGTCGATCTTGCCGTCACTAGTACCGTCGCCAAGGAAGACGTGTGCGCGCGCGGCTTGTCGAGGTGGAGGAGAATCATCACGGCCGATGCCGCTGGAAGTAGCTCGATGCTCCCAAGAAcagagccggctcctcctcctccgcacccTGCACGACGTGGGCTGGCCGCACCTCGGCTGGCGACACTCCCTGGCCCAATGGCCAGTCCTGCCACAGTTGTGGCACTTGTCATCTCGTGTTGGCTTGCACTCGCCTACGGCACCGCCCTTGGGAGTCTTGTGCGGCTTGCAGCCGCCtatcgaggaagaaggctccctCTTTTTCTGCTCCCTCTAGCGGGCGAGCCACTGCTCCTCAATGAGGTGGAGCTTGCCACCAATGGTGATGGGCCCACCAGACGTCATCTCCTCGCGGTTGTCGAACGCCTTGAGTCGCCCCGTCAGCTCCTCGATCGACAACGCTGAGAGGTCGAGTAGCGTCTCGATGGACATAGCGAGTTGCGAGTACTTCTTCGGAATGATGCGCAGGAACTTCGCAACGGCTTTCTCCTCATTGATCTCATCGTCACCGTACCGCTCCAGCCCTTGCATCAGGCTGGAGAGGTGGAGGGTGAAGTCGTCGACGTCCTCGCCCGGCTCGAAAGCTAGATGATCCCACTACTGTCGAAGCTTCTGCAGAGTGGACTTGCGGGCGCGGTCGCTGCAAACTCAGACCGCAGCGATAGCGTCCCAAGTGGCTTTGGTAGTCCTCTTCCCTGAGAGattcgccgccatctccatcgggaCCGTGGAGAGCAACACCTCGAGCGCTCGCCGGTCCACTTGGCTGTCGACGTCGCTGTATTGGACTGCATCCTACATCTCCGGCACCTAGagcttcaccttcatcaccgaggaccACTCCATGTAGTTGGTCTTCATCAACATCGGCCACTGCGTGCTGCCGACGGACTCCCATGGTCTTCACGACCCTCAAGGGTCGGTGCCTGGAGTTGAGGTCGGAGTCCTAGTCGGAGTCGAGGCCGGACTCATAGGCAGAGCTCCTCCTGCTCCGAGGACTCCTGTCGTTCGCACCTCAATGCAGGCACTGGACCCACCGGTCTACCCCCTCGTTCTGCCGCCGGTCCACCTCCTCCAGCTCGGGACGGTCGCCCTGCGCCTCAGCATCGGCGCCCTGCACCGCGCGCCTCAGCTCCATCTCATCGCGCCATGCCATCTCGCGCGTCACCTCCGCCTTCTCGGCAGCCGGTCTGCCTCAAGATGCCGCTGGGTGGCGGCCACCACTGCCACCTATGCCTCCTCCATGGCTAGGCGGGCTGCCTCCACTGCACATGCCGCCACGGCCTCCACAGCCGCCGCGCGATGCCCGAGCTGCAGCCGCCTCTTGCGCCTCGgcatcgcgccgccgccgccgcagcctcctcGCGTGCTACCGcacgccgctcctcccgccgctgctcctccacTACCGTCGCCTCCTCGGCTGCCACCCTGCAGCGCCACCCACTAGTCTTGGCCAAGtagtgggaggaggaggcccgtGAGGCTCGCGAGCGGGCCGGGGAGCGAGCTGGGCGCACTAGCGGTGCACCGGCCGTGTGCCTCGCATCGTCCGCGGGCGTCGCGTCGGCCGCGGGCCagcgccgtccgcgccgcccgTTGCTGGTGCCCGTCGAGAGCCTGCCATGGATGACGAAGGGAAGTTGCCATGGTTGAGGGAAAAGAGCCACCGCCGAGCCACCCGCATGCACCACACGCTGCCTGCGCAGTGctaccgcgccgccgccgcccgcatcCGCACTACCCCATCGCCTCTCGATCCGCCGACTGGATCTGGCTGGAGAGGGAGCGCCGCCACCACTGGAGGTGGGCCCACCGGGCACGGGTGAGCacaggagagagagggagctcGGGCataggagagaggagagagaggagagggtaGGTGGGAAAGAATTAGGCTCTAAATACCAATTGTTGGCCCAAAATGATCTTTTCCATTCCACTTGTCCCAAAGGGGGGGGTTGGatacatataggccaaccaATGGTAGGTGACTTAGAAGGTAAGCAAAGCATCTATAGAGCATCTAAAGAGCATCTAAGTAGATAAAGTATACACAGGCACATAAATAGATAAAtagcacacccaacacacatgacTTAGTCTATCACTTGCTATTTGGAGGTTTAGTTGGCTCCTACATATGCTCCATTCTGCTTGTCTATGCCTCATGTGACCTTCCATATCCTTATGGCCAAATACGTCATTTTTTCCTCAGGTAATCAAGGCATCAGTGAATTTAGGGTTCCTATTACTACAACTGCACTAGTAGTTAATATCTTGGGAAAGGTCATAATTCGAATTATTCATTGTTAGTAATAatcttgtatatatgtgttgATTAACTTGTGACGTGCCAAAGAAGAAACTGGAAACATGGTGGACGTTTCAGATATAATTGAAACATAACTATAGTCGATTAATTTTGCCGGGGTTGCAGTCGCACAAGGATCTGCCTGGTTGTTTATTCTCAGATATGCAGGACGGCAGGAGCCAACAATGTTGTTGCATTTGTGCCTGCCATGGCCAACTTGAGGAAACCCTATAAAACGATGGTTTCTCTTCAAGAAAAATAGCTAGATCCTCGATGAAGATTGATTTTCAGATAACCTCTAGATCCACGTCCCAAAAATAAATCGCACCTTCCTGTCTTTCTCTCTTTAAAAGGAGGCGTCCAATGTTTTCCCCTACCTTTCTGTCTTTCTCTCTCTTAAGAGGAGGCGTCCAATGTTTTCCCCTATTAATAGGCGGTATCCTGATTACCTGCAAGTTCTTCCTCCCATGCAGGAAGGGATGGCAGAGCCATTGGAGTTTATCTAGGGAAACATCTTTAGCTCGTTGGTGTCAATCTTGGTGAGTTTTCTGTAACTACTCTAATTTGTGTATATTTTTTCCAAGTTCTGCCCAATCTTTAGAAATGATGAGCTcaaaaaatttctactaaattgtTGCCAAAATCTCTTATCTTTTATTGAAACTGACCACAAAATCTCTTGTGCAAAAGTGAACAACGTTGACCATCCAATCTGCATCACAATTCTTAGTTTGACATGTactcttgcatttgcatgtTGCTATGACCTTGGCGGTTTGCCCATTTTCTGCTATTTGGTTTCAATGTACCTTGGTTCCTGCTAGCACCGTTTCATTCCATATGTTTGCCTTTTCATTTACCTCCTGAGATGAGCTTGATTGTGCCTCTCCACCATGGACCAGTAGGTAGTCCATGGCAGAAGATCCTTATCCACCATGTTGTGTTGTCTCCTGGCTAAAAGGATTGGTGATTTTGTTAGCAATCAAAATTTGGGCCATGAAATTTCTCATTTTATCTCCAAGTAGTTTAACCTAAtcaattgatttttttccttctgaatTCTATTTTCTTGTGTTCCTTTTCCACGTGTAAAATGAATTGCGAATATAGAGATGCTATTATGGTTATACCTTTACCTGCTTGTCATGGAAAGATAATATTTAGTGAAGGAAAATTGACACCTGGTGTCTAATCAGCACTGAAGTTTGTAATTTATGGGTATCACAGAATACCTGTATTCAAAACATAAAATATGTTATATTGAAGTAAGAGTAAAGATAAACTTGTAACTAAGATCAAGATCAAAAACCTACATAGATGTTGAATTGATACATATAGTTTGCATACAGTACTTGTCATGTTTAGCACTTGAAGTGATGCTAGAAGGCCCAGTGCGAATTGGTTCAAGCTTCAAGAAATGTTATTTTGGAAACATTATCAAGCTGCAACTGCATTGATGTGTAAATGATATATGGTCGTCTAAGAAGACTAGAACttgataaagaaaaataaatactTCTCGCTAGTGACTAGGACTGAAAGTGACAATTTCATGAGAAACAAGATATGCTGTACGAGGGGGCATATAAAATTCCTAGATAATATAGTACATTGTAGAATATTGGTGATACATACATTCTTGTACTAAAGTTTTTACCACTGCTCATGCTTTGGTAAGGTAGTAAGACATAATTTCTTGAGGACTGTTTACTTTCTGGAACACATAAATTTCTGGAAGATTCATGAAGTTTCAATTGTTGAAACACTGAAATGTGTTGTTCTTCTCTTCTCGAATTTGCAATTATCAAGTGATGGAGAGAACTCTCGTATGGTTAATTATGCACATGTTCTAATGCCTCTTTCTTGATGATATTGATTTAATATCTCCTTGTAAGAAGTAAGTGAGGTATTCTCTATCATAGGATTAGTCAACTCATACTTCTTATCCTAGTTTTCTGGTAGTACATCTTTCAGACCACTGATTGAAGTTCATTCAAATGGTACAGGTCAGACTGATGGATTCAGTTTTCCATGTTAAAGCAAATGACAAACATTGAACATCAATCAGGGCCTTTTACCAAGATGGCAGAAAACGATACTACTCAGTTACAGAGAGCAATATTCGCCCAGTACATTATGATGAAGAAATTATTTATGGAGCTAGAAGTGGAAAGAGAAGCTTCAGCTACCGCTGCAAGTGCGGCCATGTCAATGATTCGAAAGCTTCAGAAAGAGAAGGATGCAGAGAGGATGGAAGCATGGCAGTACAAAAGAATAACTGAGGAAAAGATGAACCACACTGACAGAGCACTGGAGATTCTAAAGGAGGTGATGGAGCTAAAGGAATTGGAGATCTCATATCTGAGGAACCAACTGCAGGCGTATAAACACAAGTTATTGGATGCTGGCATTGATGATTCTGACATTGCTGATGAGACAATGGCTGGTAATATACCTTTGTTTGAAAGTAAGAACGTGGAGAATCTTTGTCGTAACCTCAAAAGGAATTTCTCTCTGCCCACTTTACGGCTTAATAAACTATATACTGATATGGACATCAAGAAAAATGGTGGAGTACAATCAGCAAGGAGCAGGCCGAATGATGAAGGATGGGAGCATATTTCAACAGATGGTATGGCTTTAGAGACCAAGAAAAGCTTGTCAACAGATGTGGACTGTACAGAAAAGCAAAGTGAAGAACCAAAATCTCCAAGCACAGCTTTACATGACTCTCAGCCATTGGATGAGTCTTCAGGTTGTTCCTCGTTCTCAGTGGTCAGTCATCAGACAGATATATTCAGTGAAAGAGCAGTTCAGGTCAAGGAAGATGTGGAATACACGGTGAATCATGATAGACCCAAGGATTCTTGTTTAGGTACTGAAATGGGTGAACTAGCAGTTCATCCTTTAAGTGAAGTTGGCTCACTTCAAATTCCAGAAACAAGCAATGCAACAACTGATTCCCCATGTACTGAAAGTGAAATAGTTACAGAGGAATCAGAATTGTCTCCCGCGGTTGTTGCCAAAGGGCGAGGGCCACGTCTATCCAGGTTCGCTGCAACAAGAAAAATTGGATCCATGAATAATGTTGATAGACATGCTCGTCGAAGCTCTTGGAGTCAGACGCCGCGAGCTGGTGTTGAGAGAACCAGATCAAGGCTGAAGCGGGTGCAAAGTGAAAAGATGGTTGAGCTAAATGACCCTAGAACTAACAAGGAACAGATCATAATGCTGAAGGAGGTATACGAGCAGCTTGGCATGATAGAATCACACATGAGACCTGATTCTCAGGAAAGCCCCCGAAATGACACGTCACTAGATTCTGTTCTGGAGGTATTTCTTTTAAGCCTACTTTACGGacatttttttagcttttttcgAGATAACCTACATCATTCAAGTGCAATATCATAATTACTTCTTAGATCATTGAAAAAACTAATGCGATCAGCATTTCTTGAATGTTATAATCATTAGTAAATAACAATATCTGTAATTAAAATCAAAGTAGAGCCATAGATTATCTTTAGCAGTCCCAGCACTGCTCTGTGCTGCTTTTGACATGGTGTAGACTTCACCTGGAAACTGCTAAATGTTATGCCATGCGCCATCTAAAGCCAATTTATCCTAGATCGTGTTCTCTTCTACTCGTAAATATGTTGATTCCTACTGTTTCATCTCCTCTGCGCCCATGTATAGAACTAAAAAGAAAGTAAATGGGAAATAAGATTCTCGTGAAGTAATAAGCATGGAGAGAATTCTCTGCGTACGCACCGGCATTTGTTTTCTATTCTCGTATAGAGATACCTTCTCTAATAATGCAAAACTTTTGCAACAGGCGGCTCTGTCCTTCTCCATATAGGCCTGTCAGGCTTGTGCCATCTGAAGCATGTCTTGAGGCCGTCTGTGGCAATTCAAGTTTTGGAAACTGGAGCCGCATGGTCGCATACTTCACAATTTTTCAAGGCATAGGATGAGCCCTTTTCTGTTTAAATATCTGCATCAATACAATACAGTGAAGACTGGGGAATGTGTGATCACAGTTCACATTGTTAAATCTAACGCTATCCCAAACGTGCATATATTGTAAGGTTGTTTGCGCTGGCATTCGCCTTTTGGCAATCGGCATGTTCGATTGTATCTGACGTGTATAGATGAAGTCAAGAAGATAAAGGCGGGGTGTGGTCGTGTGGACAAACATGGGCGGTAGGTTTGTGTTGCTGTTGCAGATACCCCACCTGAACACCTCAGTTACTTCCGGGGCCTGATGTGTACCCAAAAAAATTATAgcaaattctagaaaaaaaatcatgatttTGCTAAGACATGTATCTACATAATATCTACGtaaaaatttcaaataaaaacTTGATCTTGACACAGATAACAAAAGAAGAAACCAGACCTAGTCGAGACTTTCTTGGCGGCGACAAAGGGTTTTTTAGTCTTCCTTGACAATATCTGGTGACATGCCCAAAAGCTAGGTTCCCTCAGAGACCACCGTACAATGTCAGCACAGCAGCAATTCCTAAGTACCACGCCTGGACCTTCTGTGTGCAGTGTGCACCCATCACCCATGGAATGGTGGAATCAAATCTGTTGGTTCAGAAGTTGTTTCCACAGGTTTATCGCTGATTCGCTGCCTCTAACCTAGGATCCACTATGCATAGCTTAGCTATTTTCATAAGCAGCTAACCCTAAGCTGTCGAAAAGGCATCATGCCATCATCTTACCCCCTGCTTTGACCCCTGCTTTGAAGTGCAATTTATCTTATTACCCTCATTATTCTAACCTTGTGATTTTAccctcaactattcacaagtcatTATAATTTTGCCCTTATTTTTTATGTATTTGCCCCTGTTTTGACCGTTGATTAGgggcaaaatcgcattgacttATGAATAGtcgagggcaaaatcacaattacACTTCAAAACTAAGGTAAGAACACAAATTCCCCACTCCAAAAGCTCAATGGATATAGAGTATTCCGAATCATAAATCACCAAGCTGGAATATTGCTACATGCGTGCAAAAACTCTCTCACCTGTCATTTCATTCATCCTCTGGCCTACTACTGCTGGCTTTGCCTCAAATATCCAGCTGGTCCTTGAATTCTTCAGTACATTCCAAGATGTCCTTTCCGTAGATGAGAACAAAGGCAGACATATGTTGTTCTCAGACAAAACAGttctaaaaggaaaaaagttaaACGTCAGTTGATTAGACATGGATTAGTCGCATGGTAATTACGTTTAGCCTGGAGATCATACGCAATCGCACATTGGCGTTTCTTGCACGGGGCAACTGAGCCAGCTCGATCACCCAAAATCACATTAacttgtgaatagttgagggcaaaatcacaattacACTTCAAAACTGGAGTAAGAACACAAATTCCCCACTCCAAAAGCTCAATGGACATAGAGTATTCTGAATCATAAATCACCAAGCTGGAATATTGCTGCATGCGTGCAAAAACTCTATCACCTGTCATTTCATTCATCCTTGGCGTACTACTGCTTGCTTTGCCTCAAATATCCAGCTGGTCCTTGAATTCTTCAGTACATTCCAAAATGTCGTTTCCGTAGATGAGAACAAAGACAGACATATGTTGCTCTCAGACAAAACAgttctaaaagaaaaaaaggtctAACTTCAGTTGATTAGACATGGATTAGTTGCATGGTAATTACGTTTAGCCTGGAGATCATACGCAATCGCACATTGGCGTTTCTTGCACGGGGCAACTGAGCCAGCTCGATCACCTAAAAGCTACCAGAAAAATTTCGTCAGGGCTCTGGTCAAATTTGCACGGTTTCTGCTCTCACAGAGGCGATGGAATTCAAGGATCTCGTTCTGTCTGCGGTTCAGTGTGATGGGCACACGTACGTGATAGGTATATGCGAGTCATGAGCAGCTGGCCGGTGACACGAGCAACCGCCAACCACGAACCAGAAGAGAATTCTCCAATTCAGCTGGAGAGAACTCAGAATTCTGCTCGATTTTCAGTAGTGTTTGGATGGGGACTAGACCGACCGACATCATGGTCCCAGAATTTTGGGACGTGGTTCCGCGCCATCAACGGCGTAATGACTCGGGTGATGGGGCGCCAtgaggtgttttttttttcttcgtcaCAAGCGTGTTGTGCTGTGAAGTGCCTGAAACTAGAACAGGTCCAGGATTGGCTGCTTAGATGCCAAAATTAATCTGCAGGCCGAATTGCTGCAGCTAAAGAGTTAAGGTGATGGCCTGAAGTCGCTTGCTGCGAGCTTAATTGAATTTCATAGTTGGTGCTGGTTAGAGGTTAGTGCTTATAAATACAAGTGGCTATTGCTTTTGACGGCGAAAAATTCAGTTGGAGGTTGATCGGATCTGCCATAAAGTTGTGCCCACGATGCCACAAGATAATGATGGCCGCATATTCATTCCTAGCTTATTTTGTTTCAGAACATTTAAGTAAATctggaaggaaagaaaaaaataggtttctttcctctctttttaTCCAGTTGTGTTTCCAGCTAGTGAGTAAAGAACGAACTGTCTGAAGCATGTAGAGGAATAAACAACGGATGCACGAAGGTGAGAAGAAGATCCTGACCATCATGAGAAAGAGATGACTAGAAATAGGCCCGCCAAACCTGAAACGTACTAGAATTTCTTCTATACTTGTGCTTGACTGCTTTCCGAGGTCCACTGAGGAGGCTGGCCATAGGTTAGTGATACCATACCACCATATCTTTTCCATGAGCAGCTTGGTCAGCTCCTGTTGAACAGCACTAGGAGAACACAGAAAAGCTCGCCAGGATCTCACGCAAAGATTGCCAAACTGGGCGCACCTCTTATTCATTTTTTTCTCCCCGTTTTCTCTATACCCCTGTTGCTTCTGCATCAAaatgagaggaaaaaaaaagatgtgcaGGGTCAACCGTTTTAAATCAGAGACCTTAAAGCTCTTAAGCCAGTCATCGCGTTCAGAAATGAGCTGCTTTCAGACATCACTGGAAGTGACGGCCGAAAAGCATCCGAATTCACGATGGGTCAGAAAACCGGTGCTGCGACCGCATGCCAACACGACCTCTACACGCGTGAAAATGAGAACCCGGCGCGCTGCTGCTCCTATTTGATTGACCGACCATGAGCGGCAGTAATCGGTCTCGCAGGTTCGCTTGAAGAACAATCGCTCAACCCCCGTCGTGAAATTTGGCTTGAATGAACTTTGACATCTTGAAATTTCTGAATCAGGTACCAGCACCTTTCTGTTTTTAGTGTTTTGTGTTTCAGCGAGGCACGAACGGGCCTTCCATCTTGGACCCGGTAACCCGGGTGCGCGGCGGCACTCATGGTTTGACCTCGCCTGTCAAGGCTCAGTAGTGGCTTGATCTGTGGGATCGGCAGTTCGTAATCTGCAAGCCGTGCCCAGTTGCCCAATTCATGCTCTTGGCGTTCAAGCATACCGGCTGCAGAACCATTCGCTTACCGTTCGTTTAGTTTAACGACGgttctatctttttctttttgtcagtGTTTCTTCCAACCCTGGGACCTTTTTTTCTGTGTGTCCTGCCTGACACAAGATCGATGGCGACATCGGTTCCTGTACTGTATTATGTACCACCCAAAGTCAAACCAAACACCGCCCGAAAGTAGGAGGGTCCACCAGTTCGGgtaatgtttgatactaattagtattaaacgtgaactaattataaaactaattacataagtcgtagctaattcgcgagacgaatctattaatcctaattaatgattagcacatatttactgtagcatcacatgatcaaatcatggactaattaggcttaatagattcgtcttgcgaattagccttcactagtccatcaacctgGGCTCCCGCGTgggctaatgtttttagaagctattgtatttgaaaattctttagaaattaaactcctaactaataattaagattgtttacctactacttttttatttttcgatacttcaacataatacttacatAGATATAGATATGTATGTATCTTTATCTAGTTgtaattgatttttaattaataattactctatgcacgtttttatccatattcgtactttttccattttgcatcacacctccaatcctccgtacattatgtttagcatataaatcaatatttttcatcgattcctcacatacatgtataaatggtctaaatggatgcactcatcatgcgtatatactttaacttagtatttttatattaacaataacataaataggtaattagaatcatatattagtttactttttgatatttctgtatgatgcacatgaagataattagattaatatttaggtgtttactttatgttAGGGTTATTTTAcacacgtgggtaacatagataaaattttaaaatgacattttaagttatgctttataatgatgtgtattagtaaattggatgaagattatggggttactttagattattttttatattagctgagctcggtaatttagatataggtttagagctcaatttttgaatattttcactggtgggtaactttttaaaaaatataatagatcaatggctatggttattagagtttacaggattggcgtttgatgtttttaatttttatgagaatttgtctcttttttctagcttgtctcatgggaactaatgcggagtctccaatggaaaaaaatgagactacattgcgacaaaactattaccataagctacctctcgttcgttaaatattcgaacacaatacttatgtagatatatacttaatatcttcatccaattgtgatagattttagttagtatataatattttcaaccacatctataatctttaactttttacTTTACATCGCAGGTatgtgtttgaatttgtttaatgaaccctaagtttgagatacaattttagcatagaaatctatattctcatcgctttatatccttataaatggtgacacacatcatgtgtatagaccttaattgttatatcgtataccaatactgaaagatatagacgatttagaatcatatattgcagTATATTtgtaattaaggttatttgattcaaatgtagggttacctcatattattttaaataatagcatgtgtgggtaatatagatgcaaatttaagggttactttaagttttttaagtaacaATGAtaggcaattcaattgcaaattagggagttattttaaatattgtttataatggcataagtaggtaatttggatgaagattaggggttacttagtttattttatataatggtagatgtggtaatttatatatagatttaggggttactttaggctatttttataatggtataggtgggtaattttttttagaaaatataatagatccaatggtataatgatttgaatctatcgattgatggtcggatgttttgtttttttatgagaatttctagaatttctctctttttctagaataTCCACCTAtagatcctaggtggcttcactgAAAGCTTCAAAAGAAACctctaattagtaatagtaaaatttatacaatcagttttataattaacctatatttaatacccctaattaatatttaaacattcgactaaactttagttcgaAGAACAAGAGCCCTCAGAGTAACCAAGCGGACACGGGAGGTAGAGAGCAGCTGCCGCCTGCCGGCTCCCTGTTTCTCACCTCATCTCGTTGGTTGCTCATTTGGCGCCGCTCGCGTTAACCTGTCCCC
The genomic region above belongs to Setaria italica strain Yugu1 chromosome VI, Setaria_italica_v2.0, whole genome shotgun sequence and contains:
- the LOC101756278 gene encoding myosin-binding protein 3, which produces MAENDTTQLQRAIFAQYIMMKKLFMELEVEREASATAASAAMSMIRKLQKEKDAERMEAWQYKRITEEKMNHTDRALEILKEVMELKELEISYLRNQLQAYKHKLLDAGIDDSDIADETMAGNIPLFESKNVENLCRNLKRNFSLPTLRLNKLYTDMDIKKNGGVQSARSRPNDEGWEHISTDGMALETKKSLSTDVDCTEKQSEEPKSPSTALHDSQPLDESSGCSSFSVVSHQTDIFSERAVQVKEDVEYTVNHDRPKDSCLGTEMGELAVHPLSEVGSLQIPETSNATTDSPCTESEIVTEESELSPAVVAKGRGPRLSRFAATRKIGSMNNVDRHARRSSWSQTPRAGVERTRSRLKRVQSEKMVELNDPRTNKEQIIMLKEVYEQLGMIESHMRPDSQESPRNDTSLDSVLEAALSFSI